One Nostoc sp. UHCC 0302 DNA window includes the following coding sequences:
- a CDS encoding YnfA family protein, translated as MIKSLLYFVWAGLFEIGGGYLIWLWLREGKSFWWGILGGIALAVYGIIATFQSANFGRVYAAYGGVFIVMAMLWGWKVDGVTPDFYDLLGACLAVASVLIIMFAPRG; from the coding sequence ATGATTAAGTCTCTGCTTTATTTTGTCTGGGCAGGTTTATTTGAAATAGGCGGCGGCTACTTGATCTGGTTATGGTTGCGCGAAGGTAAGTCGTTCTGGTGGGGGATATTGGGTGGAATTGCTCTAGCTGTTTATGGGATCATTGCTACTTTCCAAAGCGCTAACTTTGGCAGAGTCTATGCTGCTTATGGTGGCGTGTTTATCGTTATGGCAATGCTTTGGGGTTGGAAAGTTGATGGTGTAACTCCAGACTTTTACGACCTCCTAGGAGCCTGTTTAGCTGTGGCGAGTGTTTTAATTATCATGTTTGCACCCAGAGGATAA